One region of Armigeres subalbatus isolate Guangzhou_Male chromosome 3, GZ_Asu_2, whole genome shotgun sequence genomic DNA includes:
- the LOC134221979 gene encoding uncharacterized protein LOC134221979: MGPLPAVRLEPYVRPFTYVGVDLFGPYLIKIGRSAPKRWVCLFTCLTVRAIHLEIVNSLSTDSCKKAIRRFIARRGSPLEIYSDNGSNFVGASRELMHEIKQISRELSSTFTNANTQWRFNPPSAPHMGGCWERMVRAVKSALGSIPTVRKLDEESLATVLAEAESMVNSRPLSFIPLESADSEALTPNHFLLMSSNGVREPERRPMDDSRILRNSWNTVQHTLDNFWRRWIVEYLPTITRRTKWFRDVRPIKEGELVFVADENVRNRWVRGRVIRVIPGKDGVVRRAEVLTSGGILRRPATKLAVLDVDSSGDANPKDLATRGGGCSPKQPFVPLP, from the coding sequence ATGGGACCTTTACCTGCAGTGCGTTTGGAGCCATATGTGCGCCCTTTCACGTACGTGGGTGTAGACCTCTTTGGCCCATATTTGATCAAAATTGGACGTAGTGCGCCAAAGCGATGGGTTTGCCTGTTCACATGTCTCACGGTACGAGCCATTCATCTGGAGATTGTGAACAGTCTGTCAACTGATTCGTGCAAAAAGGCGATTAGACGATTCATTGCGCGGCGTGGATCTCCCTTAGAGATCTATTCCGACAACGGAAGTAACTTTGTTGGAGCGAGTCGAGAACTGATGCACGAAATCAAACAAATCAGTAGAGAATTGAGCAGTACATTTACCAACGCAAATACTCAGTGGCGATTCAATCCACCATCTGCCCCACATATGGGCGGGTGCTGGGAAAGGATGGTGCGGGCCGTAAAGTCCGCTTTAGGATCAATTCCAACTGTCCGCAAATTAGACGAGGAATCTTTGGCCACCGTATTAGCTGAAGCGGAGAGTATGGTTAACTCGCGACCTCTCAGCTTCATTCCTTTGGAATCGGCCGACAGTGAAGCATTAACGCCAAACCACTTTTTGTTGATGAGTTCCAATGGAGTGCGTGAACCCGAGAGAAGACCGATGGATGACAGCAGGATTTTACGAAACAGTTGGAATACGGTGCAACATACATTGGATAACTTCTGGCGGCGCTGGATAGTAGAATATTTACCAACCATAACACGGCGGACTAAGTGGTTTAGAGATGTGAGGCCGATCAAAGAGGGTGAACTAGTATTCGTGGCGGATGAAAATGTAAGAAACCGTTGGGTGAGAGGACGAGTAATTCGGGTGATTCCAGGCAAGGATGGAGTGGTACGCCGGGCTGAAGTTCTGACATCGGGAGGAATATTAAGGAGACCTGCTACGAAACTGGCTGTATTGGACGTGGATAGTTCTGGTGACGCCAATCCTAAAGATCTAGCGACACGCGGGGGAGGATGTTCGCCTAAACAGCCCTTTGTTCCGTTACCATAA